A single window of Drosophila suzukii chromosome 3, CBGP_Dsuzu_IsoJpt1.0, whole genome shotgun sequence DNA harbors:
- the LOC108020074 gene encoding aminopeptidase Ey isoform X2, which translates to MKWFLLFVVALGLGLATADSDSSYNYYRLPTSLRPQKYHLRVLTLLENPEDLRFSGSVKILIEALENTRNITLHSKNLTIDESQITLRQISGEGEKDNCVASTLVNPIHDFYILNTCQELLAGNVYELYMPFTADLNRQLEGYYRSSYKDPVANVTKWISVTQFEPASARLAFPCFDEPDFKAPFVVTLGYHKKFTGLSNMPVKETKPHETLADYIWCEFQESVPMSTYLIAYSVNDFSHKPSTLPNSALFRTWARPNAIDQCDYAAEFGPKVLQYYEQFFGIKFPLPKIDQIAVPDFSAGAMENWGLVTYREIALLYSAAHSSLADKQRVASVVAHELAHQWFGNLVTMKWWTDLWLNEGFATYVASLGVENINPEWRSMEQESLSNLLTIFRRDALESSHPISRPIQMVSEISESFDQISYQKGSTVLRMMHLFLGEESFRSGLQSYLQQYSYKNAEQDNLWASLTQAAHKYRALPKSYDIKSIMDSWTLQTGYPVINVTRDYSAKTAKLNQERYLLNTQISRAHRGGCWWVPLSYTTQSVQDFNNTAPKAWMECGKNGESLPKTIKDLPGADQWVIFNTQLSTLYKVNYDAHNWKLLIETLTNGDFERIHVINRAQLIDDALYLAWTGEQDYEIAMRLIEYLQREREYLPWKSAFENLKRVGRIVRQTPDFEFFKRYMKKLISPIYGHLNGINDTFSSIQQQDQVLLKTMVVNWACQYQVEDCVPQALAYYRNWRSEANPDEKNPVPINVRSTVYCTSIKHGSDADWEFLWTRYKKSNVAAEKRTILTALGCSREVWLLQRYLELTFDPKEAIRKQDSMWAFQAVAFNEVGFLLAKKYFMDNVDFIYKFYHPLTKDMSRLLSPLSEQVITLTDFNEFKDFVNNSRQSLKGLEQAIQQTLEIMLTNVQWKERNYHQMSRSIQQLL; encoded by the exons ATGAAGTGGTTTCTGCTGTTCGTGGTGGCCCTTGGCCTGGGATTGGCCACGGCCGACTCCGATTCCAGCTATAATTACTATCGTCTGCCGACTTCGTTGCGCCCCCAGAAATACCATCTACGAGTCCTGACGCTGCTGGAAAACCCGGAGGACCTCCGCTTTTCGGGTTCTGTTAAGATCCTAATTGAAGCTCTGGAAAACACCAGGAACATTACGTTGCACTCGAAGAACCTGACCATCGATGAGTCCCAGATAACTCTTCGCCAGATTAGCGGAGAGGGAGAGAAGGATAACTGTGTGGCCTCCACTTTGGTGAATCCCATCCACGACTTCTATATCCTAAACACCTGTCAGGAACTTTTGGCGGGCAATGTCTACGAACTATATATGCCTTTCACCGCCGATCTGAACCGACAACTGGAGGGTTACTACCGCAGCTCCTATAAGGATCCCGTGGCCAATGTTACAAA ATGGATCTCAGTTACTCAGTTTGAACCTGCATCGGCTCGATTGGCCTTCCCTTGCTTCGATGAGCCCGATTTTAAGGCTCCTTTTGTGGTTACCTTAGGATATCATAAGAAATTCACGGGTCTTAGCAATATGCCCGTCAAGGAAACCAAGCCACA TGAAACCCTTGCCGACTACATATGGTGCGAGTTCCAGGAATCCGTGCCAATGTCCACCTACCTGATTGCCTATTCCGTCAACGATTTCTCCCACAAACCCTCCACCCTGCCGAATAGCGCTCTTTTCCGGACTTGGGCCAGGCCCAATGCCATCGATCAGTGCGACTATGCGGCAGAGTTTGGACCCAAAGTGCTCCAGTACTACGAGCAGTTCTTTGGCATCAAGTTCCCGCTTCCCAAGATCGATCAGATCGCAGTGCCCGATTTCAGTGCCGGTGCCATGGAGAACTGGGGTCTGGTGACCTACAGGGAGATCGCTCTCCTCTACTCGGCAGCCCATTCATCGCTGGCGGATAAGCAAAGGGTAGCCAGTGTGGTGGCCCATGAGTTGGCTCATCAGTGGTTCGGAAATCTAGTGACCATGAAGTGGTGGACAGATCTCTGGCTCAACGAGGGATTCGCCACTTATGTGGCCAGTTTGGGTGTGGAGAACATCAATCCGGAGTGGCGTTCAATGGAACAGGAGTCGCTGTCCAACTTACTGACCATTTTCCGACGGGATGCCCTGGAGAGCAGCCATCCTATCTCGAGACCCATTCAAATGGTGTCGGAGATTTCCGAGAGTTTCGATCAAATCTCCTACCAAAAGGGATCAACGGTGCTGCGCATGATGCACTTGTTCCTGGGTGAGGAATCCTTCCGCTCTGGTCTTCAGTCCTATCTGCAGCAGTACTCCTATAAAAATGCCGAGCAGGATAATCTTTGGGCATCGCTAACCCAGGCTGCCCACAAGTATAGGGCCTTACCAAAGAGCTATGATATCAAGAGCATCATGGACTCGTGGACTCTTCAAACCGG TTACCCCGTGATTAATGTGACCCGAGATTACTCTGCCAAGACTGCCAAACTCAACCAGGAGCGCTATCTTCTGAATACCCAGATATCCCGAGCTCATCGCGGTGGCTGTTGGTGGGTTCCATTGAGTTATACCACCCAGTCGGTACAGGACTTCAATAACACTGCGCCCAAGGCTTGGATGGAGTGCGGCAAGAACGGCGAGAGTCTGCCCAAGACCATTAAGGATCTTCCAGGAGCCGATCAATGGGTGATCTTCAACACCCAACTGTCGACATTGTATAAGGTCAACTATGATGCTCATAACTGGAAACTGCTGATCGAGACTCTGACAAATGGCGACTTTGAACGCATCCATGTGATCAACCGGGCTCAGCTGATCGATGATGCTTTGTACTTGGCCTGGACCGGGGAACAGGACTACGAGATTGCAATGAGATTGATTGAGTATCTGCAGCGGGAACGGGAGTATTTGCCCTGGAAGTCGGCCTTTGAGAACCTGAAGCGAGTGGGACGCATTGTCCGTCAGACCCCCGACTTCGAGTTCTTCAAG CGCTACATGAAGAAGCTGATCTCCCCGATCTATGGGCACTTGAATGGCATCAACGATACCTTCAGCTCGATTCAGCAGCAGGATCAGGTCCTGTTAAAGACGATGGTGGTAAATTGGGCGTGTCAGTACCAGGTGGAAGACTGTGTGCCCCAGGCCTTGGCCTACTACCGCAATTGGAGATCGGAGGCTAATCCCGATGAGAAGAACCCGGTTCCAATTAACGTGCGCAGCACTGTTTACTGCACCTCGATAAAGCATGGATCCGATGCTGATTGGGAGTTCCTGTGGACGCGTTACAAGAAATCCAATGTGGCTGCCGAAAAGAGGACCATTCTGACGGCATTGGGTTGTTCGAGGGAGGTGTGGCTGCTGCAGCGTTACCTGGAGCTGACCTTTGACCCCAAGGAGGCTATTCGCAAGCAGGACTCGATGTGGGCTTTCCAGGCGGTTGCCTTCAACGAGGTGGGCTTTCTGCTGGCAAAGAAGTATTTCATGGACAACGTTGACTTTATCTACAAGTT CTACCATCCGCTTACGAAGGACATGTCACGTCTTCTGTCACCGCTTTCCGAGCAGGTCATCACACTGACCGACTTCAATGAGTTCAAGGACTTCGTCAACAACTCTCGCCAGTCCCTCAAGGGCTTGGAGCAGGCCATCCAACAGACCCTGGAGATAATGCTCACCAATGTGCAGTGGAAGGAGCGAAACTATCACCAGATGTCCCGCTCCATCCAACAGCTCCTTTAG
- the stg gene encoding M-phase inducer phosphatase, whose product MLWETIVEETNCSMDCNISNTSSSSNINKMSGSRRARRSLELMSMDQEELSFYDDDSAPQDQQRSASPELMGLLSPEGSPQRFQIVRQPKVLPAVGGSNDVATHNTPARSFRIFNSLSSTCSMESSMDDEYMELFEMESQSQQTALGFPSGLNSLISGQIKEQPSTKSPAGLSMRRPSVRRCLSMTESNTSSSTPPPKTPETVRDCFKRPEPPASANCSPIQSKRHRCATVEKENCPAPPSQITQVTTSHPPPLRKCMSLNDAEIMSALARSENRNEPELIGDFSKAYALPLMEGRHRDLKSISSETVARLLKGEFSDEVASYRIIDCRYPYEFEGGHIEGAKNLYTTEQILEEFLTVQQTELQQQQNAESGPKRNIIIFHCEFSSERGPKMSRFLRNLDRERNTNAYPALHYPEIYLLHNGYKEFFESHVEHCEPHAYRTMLDPAYNEAYRHFRAKSKSWNGDGLGGATGRLKKSRSRLML is encoded by the exons ATGCTGTGGGAAACTATTGTGGAGGAGACTAACTGCAGCATGGATTGCAATATCAG TAACACCAGCAGTTCCAGTAATATCAACAAAATGAGTGGATCTCGTCGTGCTCGCCGTTCCTTGGAACTGATGAGCATGGACCAGGAGGAGCTGTCGTTCTACGACGACGATTCTGCGCCCCAGGACCAGCAGCGCTCGGCCAGTCCGGAACTGATGGGTCTGCTCTCGCCCGAGGGTTCGCCCCAGCGCTTCCAGATCGTCCGCCAGCCCAAGGTCCTGCCAGCTGTGGGTGGATCAAACGATGTCGCAACCCACAACACACCAGCTCGCAGCTTCCGCATCTTCAACAGCCTGTCCTCCACCTGCTCCATGGAGTCTTCGATGGACGATGAGTACATGGAGCTGTTCGAGATGGAGTCGCAGAGCCAACAGACCGCCCTGGGCTTCCCCAGCGGCCTGAACTCGCTGATCAGTGGACAGATCAAGGAGCAGCCTTCGACCAAATCGCCAGCTGGCCTGTCCATGCGCCGTCCCTCGGTGAGGCGATGCCTCAGCATGACGGagagcaacaccagcagctcCACCCCACCACCAAAGACCCCAGAGACTGTCCGGGATTGCTTCAAGCGCCCGGAACCGCCAGCATCGGCCAACTGCTCGCCCATCCAGAGCAAACGCCATCGCTGCGCCACCGTTGAGAAGGAGAACTGCCCTGCACCACCCAGCCAAATCACCCAGGTCACGACCAGCCATCCCCCACCGCTGAGGAAGTGCATGTCCCTGAACGATGCCGAGATCATGTCCGCCTTGGCCCGCTCCGAGAACCGCAACGAGCCCGAGTTGATCGGCGACTTCAGCAAAGCCTATGCTCTGCCCCTGATGGAGGGTCGTCATCGGGATCTGAAGAGCATCTCCAGCGAAACAGTGGCTCGTCTGCTGAAGGGCGAGTTCAGCGATGAGGTGGCCAGCTACCGGATCATCGACTGCCGCTATCCGTACGAATTCGAGGGCGGTCACATCGAGGGCGCCAAGAATCTGTACACCACCGAGCAGATCCTCGAGGAGTTCCTCACCGTGCAACAGACtgagctgcagcagcagcagaacgCCGAATCGGGACCCAAGCGCAACATTATCATCTTCCACTGCGAGTTCTCCTCGGAGCGTGGACCCAAAATGTCCCGCTTCCTGAGGAACTTGGATCGGGAGAGGAACACCAATGCCTACCCGGCGTTGCACTATCCCGAGATCTATCTGCTGCACAACGGCTACAAGGAGTTCTTCGAGTCGCATGTGGAGCACTGCGAACCCCATGCCTACCGCACCATGTTGGACCCCGCCTACAACGAGGCCTACCGCCACTTCCGGGCCAAGTCCAAGTCCTGGAATGGCGATGGTCTGGGCGGAGCCACTGGTCGGCTCAAGAAGTCGCGCTCCCGACTGATGCTGTAG
- the LOC108007193 gene encoding LOW QUALITY PROTEIN: uncharacterized protein (The sequence of the model RefSeq protein was modified relative to this genomic sequence to represent the inferred CDS: deleted 1 base in 1 codon), with translation MDHCPNRQMSYGFIPLNSFGKLLLLLQEEPRGSSLWKTTTNRATKTKKGRRNHKVVLNKLKKRIGEKKKEKASNTISFIVSRANSGSKIWFLSGKNTILAIQIVFKIVFHFVKNVV, from the exons ATGGACCATTGCCCAAACCGCCAAATGAGCTACGGTTTCATTCCGCTGAATTCCTTTGGcaagcttttgttgttgctgcaggAAGAGCCGAGAGGATCATCTTTATGGAAAACAACC ACAAACagggcaacaaaaacaaaaaaaggacGCAGAAATCATAAAGTGGTTTTGAACAAGTTAAAAAAGCGCATAggggaaaaaaagaaagaaaaagcTTCGAACACAATCTCATTCATAGTGAGCCGTGCAAACAGTGGGTCAAAAATTTGGTTTCTGTCTggtaaaaatacaattttagcGATACAAATTGTATTCAAAATCGTTTTTcattttgtaaaaaatgttgtaTAG
- the LOC108020074 gene encoding aminopeptidase Ey isoform X1 encodes MKWFLLFVVALGLGLATADSDSSYNYYRLPTSLRPQKYHLRVLTLLENPEDLRFSGSVKILIEALENTRNITLHSKNLTIDESQITLRQISGEGEKDNCVASTLVNPIHDFYILNTCQELLAGNVYELYMPFTADLNRQLEGYYRSSYKDPVANVTKWISVTQFEPASARLAFPCFDEPDFKAPFVVTLGYHKKFTGLSNMPVKETKPHETLADYIWCEFQESVPMSTYLIAYSVNDFSHKPSTLPNSALFRTWARPNAIDQCDYAAEFGPKVLQYYEQFFGIKFPLPKIDQIAVPDFSAGAMENWGLVTYREIALLYSAAHSSLADKQRVASVVAHELAHQWFGNLVTMKWWTDLWLNEGFATYVASLGVENINPEWRSMEQESLSNLLTIFRRDALESSHPISRPIQMVSEISESFDQISYQKGSTVLRMMHLFLGEESFRSGLQSYLQQYSYKNAEQDNLWASLTQAAHKYRALPKSYDIKSIMDSWTLQTGYPVINVTRDYSAKTAKLNQERYLLNTQISRAHRGGCWWVPLSYTTQSVQDFNNTAPKAWMECGKNGESLPKTIKDLPGADQWVIFNTQLSTLYKVNYDAHNWKLLIETLTNGDFERIHVINRAQLIDDALYLAWTGEQDYEIAMRLIEYLQREREYLPWKSAFENLKRVGRIVRQTPDFEFFKLFFVRYMKKLISPIYGHLNGINDTFSSIQQQDQVLLKTMVVNWACQYQVEDCVPQALAYYRNWRSEANPDEKNPVPINVRSTVYCTSIKHGSDADWEFLWTRYKKSNVAAEKRTILTALGCSREVWLLQRYLELTFDPKEAIRKQDSMWAFQAVAFNEVGFLLAKKYFMDNVDFIYKFYHPLTKDMSRLLSPLSEQVITLTDFNEFKDFVNNSRQSLKGLEQAIQQTLEIMLTNVQWKERNYHQMSRSIQQLL; translated from the exons ATGAAGTGGTTTCTGCTGTTCGTGGTGGCCCTTGGCCTGGGATTGGCCACGGCCGACTCCGATTCCAGCTATAATTACTATCGTCTGCCGACTTCGTTGCGCCCCCAGAAATACCATCTACGAGTCCTGACGCTGCTGGAAAACCCGGAGGACCTCCGCTTTTCGGGTTCTGTTAAGATCCTAATTGAAGCTCTGGAAAACACCAGGAACATTACGTTGCACTCGAAGAACCTGACCATCGATGAGTCCCAGATAACTCTTCGCCAGATTAGCGGAGAGGGAGAGAAGGATAACTGTGTGGCCTCCACTTTGGTGAATCCCATCCACGACTTCTATATCCTAAACACCTGTCAGGAACTTTTGGCGGGCAATGTCTACGAACTATATATGCCTTTCACCGCCGATCTGAACCGACAACTGGAGGGTTACTACCGCAGCTCCTATAAGGATCCCGTGGCCAATGTTACAAA ATGGATCTCAGTTACTCAGTTTGAACCTGCATCGGCTCGATTGGCCTTCCCTTGCTTCGATGAGCCCGATTTTAAGGCTCCTTTTGTGGTTACCTTAGGATATCATAAGAAATTCACGGGTCTTAGCAATATGCCCGTCAAGGAAACCAAGCCACA TGAAACCCTTGCCGACTACATATGGTGCGAGTTCCAGGAATCCGTGCCAATGTCCACCTACCTGATTGCCTATTCCGTCAACGATTTCTCCCACAAACCCTCCACCCTGCCGAATAGCGCTCTTTTCCGGACTTGGGCCAGGCCCAATGCCATCGATCAGTGCGACTATGCGGCAGAGTTTGGACCCAAAGTGCTCCAGTACTACGAGCAGTTCTTTGGCATCAAGTTCCCGCTTCCCAAGATCGATCAGATCGCAGTGCCCGATTTCAGTGCCGGTGCCATGGAGAACTGGGGTCTGGTGACCTACAGGGAGATCGCTCTCCTCTACTCGGCAGCCCATTCATCGCTGGCGGATAAGCAAAGGGTAGCCAGTGTGGTGGCCCATGAGTTGGCTCATCAGTGGTTCGGAAATCTAGTGACCATGAAGTGGTGGACAGATCTCTGGCTCAACGAGGGATTCGCCACTTATGTGGCCAGTTTGGGTGTGGAGAACATCAATCCGGAGTGGCGTTCAATGGAACAGGAGTCGCTGTCCAACTTACTGACCATTTTCCGACGGGATGCCCTGGAGAGCAGCCATCCTATCTCGAGACCCATTCAAATGGTGTCGGAGATTTCCGAGAGTTTCGATCAAATCTCCTACCAAAAGGGATCAACGGTGCTGCGCATGATGCACTTGTTCCTGGGTGAGGAATCCTTCCGCTCTGGTCTTCAGTCCTATCTGCAGCAGTACTCCTATAAAAATGCCGAGCAGGATAATCTTTGGGCATCGCTAACCCAGGCTGCCCACAAGTATAGGGCCTTACCAAAGAGCTATGATATCAAGAGCATCATGGACTCGTGGACTCTTCAAACCGG TTACCCCGTGATTAATGTGACCCGAGATTACTCTGCCAAGACTGCCAAACTCAACCAGGAGCGCTATCTTCTGAATACCCAGATATCCCGAGCTCATCGCGGTGGCTGTTGGTGGGTTCCATTGAGTTATACCACCCAGTCGGTACAGGACTTCAATAACACTGCGCCCAAGGCTTGGATGGAGTGCGGCAAGAACGGCGAGAGTCTGCCCAAGACCATTAAGGATCTTCCAGGAGCCGATCAATGGGTGATCTTCAACACCCAACTGTCGACATTGTATAAGGTCAACTATGATGCTCATAACTGGAAACTGCTGATCGAGACTCTGACAAATGGCGACTTTGAACGCATCCATGTGATCAACCGGGCTCAGCTGATCGATGATGCTTTGTACTTGGCCTGGACCGGGGAACAGGACTACGAGATTGCAATGAGATTGATTGAGTATCTGCAGCGGGAACGGGAGTATTTGCCCTGGAAGTCGGCCTTTGAGAACCTGAAGCGAGTGGGACGCATTGTCCGTCAGACCCCCGACTTCGAGTTCTTCAAG TTGTTCTTTGTC CGCTACATGAAGAAGCTGATCTCCCCGATCTATGGGCACTTGAATGGCATCAACGATACCTTCAGCTCGATTCAGCAGCAGGATCAGGTCCTGTTAAAGACGATGGTGGTAAATTGGGCGTGTCAGTACCAGGTGGAAGACTGTGTGCCCCAGGCCTTGGCCTACTACCGCAATTGGAGATCGGAGGCTAATCCCGATGAGAAGAACCCGGTTCCAATTAACGTGCGCAGCACTGTTTACTGCACCTCGATAAAGCATGGATCCGATGCTGATTGGGAGTTCCTGTGGACGCGTTACAAGAAATCCAATGTGGCTGCCGAAAAGAGGACCATTCTGACGGCATTGGGTTGTTCGAGGGAGGTGTGGCTGCTGCAGCGTTACCTGGAGCTGACCTTTGACCCCAAGGAGGCTATTCGCAAGCAGGACTCGATGTGGGCTTTCCAGGCGGTTGCCTTCAACGAGGTGGGCTTTCTGCTGGCAAAGAAGTATTTCATGGACAACGTTGACTTTATCTACAAGTT CTACCATCCGCTTACGAAGGACATGTCACGTCTTCTGTCACCGCTTTCCGAGCAGGTCATCACACTGACCGACTTCAATGAGTTCAAGGACTTCGTCAACAACTCTCGCCAGTCCCTCAAGGGCTTGGAGCAGGCCATCCAACAGACCCTGGAGATAATGCTCACCAATGTGCAGTGGAAGGAGCGAAACTATCACCAGATGTCCCGCTCCATCCAACAGCTCCTTTAG